In the genome of Phlebotomus papatasi isolate M1 chromosome 2, Ppap_2.1, whole genome shotgun sequence, one region contains:
- the LOC129803782 gene encoding prolactin-releasing peptide receptor-like: protein MRVANMPAMDMLDSVPLANDTHNGTWVADVQSSPTSGFTADNTTEPYSLNATQTDIINNELVQATFCLLYTIIFILGVVGNLLVCYVVFRNKAMQTVTNFFITNLALSDILLCILAVPFTPLYTFLRRWVFGVALCHLVPFAQGCSVYISTLTLTAVAIDRFFVIMYPFQPRMKLCVCVWIIVTIWMFSILGTLPYGLFMKIITVKDQNADVSLCEEDWPSEQWRKVFGALTSLLQFAIPLVIITFCYVCVSIKLNDRAKLKPGSKTSKREEADRDRKKRTNRMLIAMVAVFAISWLPLNLVNIFHDFYSMEEEWQYATLLFFISHCVAMSSTCYNPFLYAWLNENFRKEFKQLMPCFFDSNANIMGIVPSVSVAEGRNRGKMRNSQCNGANSEAMQESLLPQRTNNATRDAGNCVNLSTAGTVASSTTTTAASSSTSSSPPPYPAVVKHHDKTFLLPSGVLETHFEENPLTNNNG from the exons ATGCGTGTAGCCAACATGCCCGCGATGGACATGCTGGACTCAGTACCCCTGGCAAATGATACCCACAATGGCACGTGGGTGGCTGACGTCCAATCGTCGCCAACAAGTGGCTTCACCGCGGACAATACAACCGAGCCCTATTCGCTCAATGCCACACAAACTGACATCATCAACAACGAACTCGTTCAAGCCACCTTTTGCCTCCTCTACACCATCATCTTCATCCTAGGCGTCGTTGGTAACCTCTTG GTGTGCTATGTGGTATTCAGGAATAAAGCCATGCAGACAGTGACAAACTTCTTCATCACGAATCTCGCCTTGTCGGATATCTTATTGTGTATCTTGGCAGTACCTTTTACTCCACTGTACACATTTCTGAGGCGATGGGTGTTTGGGGTGGCTCTGTGTCATCTGGTACCCTTTGCACAGGGCTGTAGTGTCTACATCTCCACATTGACCCTAACAGCTGTAGCCATAGATCGCTTTTTTGTAATAATGTATCCCTTCCAACCGAGGATGAAGCTATGCGTGTGTGTCTGGATAATTGTAACCATTTGGATGTTTTCAATTCTGGGAACATTGCCCTATGGGCTCTTCATGAAGATCATCACCGTAAAAGATCAGAATGCAGATGTTTCACTTTGTGAGGAAGATTGGCCATCTGAACAATGGCGGAAGGTTTTTGGAGCCTTGACATCACTTCTTCAATTTGCAATCCCTTTGGTGATTATCACTTTCTGCTACGTTTGCGTTTCAATTAAGCTAAACGATCGTGCTAAATTGAAGCCTGGTAGTAAGACTTCGAAACGAGAAGAAGCTGACAGAGATCGAAAGAAACGCACAAATAGAATGCTTATTGCGATGGTAGCTGTTTTTGCCATCTCTTGGCTACCGCTCAATCTCGTCAATATCTTCCATGATTTTTACTCCATGGAGGAGGAGTGGCAATACGCCACGCTGCTCTTCTTCATTTCTCACTGTGTTGCAATGTCCTCCACATGCTACAACCCCTTTTTGTACGCTTGGCTTAATGAGAACTTCCGCAAGGAATTCAAGCAGTTAATGCCGTGTTTCTTCGATTCTAATGCCAATATCATGGGCATAGTTCCATCGGTCAGTGTAGCCGAGGGCAGAAATCGTGGCAAGATGCGAAATTCTCAGTGTAATGGCGCCAACAGTGAAGCCATGCAGGAGAGCCTCTTGCCGCAAAGGACCAACAATGCAACACGTGATGCCGGGAATTGCGTCAATCTGTCAACTGCAGGAACTGTCGCCTCGTCTACAACCACAACGGCTGCCTCCTCCTCAACATCATCGTCGCCACCACCTTATCCAGCAGTTGTAAAGCACCATGATAAGACTTTCCTTCTTCCCAGTGGTGTTTTAGAGACACACTTCGAAGAGAATCCACTGACAAACAACAATGGATAA